From a single Apium graveolens cultivar Ventura chromosome 2, ASM990537v1, whole genome shotgun sequence genomic region:
- the LOC141707762 gene encoding delta(12)-fatty-acid desaturase FAD2-like yields the protein MGAGGNMAATEDSGHKAKRVRGTNVLPRAPHEKPNFTLRDLKKAIPPHCFERSLLHSLAYLIVDWIANYLMYFVASNYFHLLPYKLAYLAWPIYGFCQGCVMYGLWVIGHECGHHGFSDYQWVDDAIGLFTHSLILCPYYSFKISHRRHHANTSNLDREEAYVPQTKPDPNSWYWGIYSTSGRVGVLLFKVTLGWPSYLLFNMAGRGYNKFANHFYPYSPMFSARERIEILISNAGILAMLYALYLLTVAKGLSHTLLAYGIPLLVHNAFLVIVTCFQHTHPSLPRYDSSEWDWFRGALSTVDRDYGILNHVFHHVTDSHVVHHLLSTIPHYHSMEATEAIKPILGDYYQYDPTPWYKAMWREIRACLYVVPDEDEKNKGVYWFSNKTKYDD from the coding sequence ATGGGTGCCGGTGGAAACATGGCAGCTACAGAGGATTCTGGTCACAAGGCCAAGAGGGTCAGGGGAACAAACGTTCTCCCACGGGCTCCTCATGAGAAGCCGAATTTTACACTTAGAGATTTGAAGAAGGCTATTCCACCACATTGTTTCGAACGATCACTTCTCCACTCATTGGCTTATCTAATTGTGGATTGGATAGCCAACTATCTCATGTACTTTGTGGCTTCCAATTATTTTCATCTTCTTCCTTATAAACTAGCTTATCTGGCCTGGCCGATTTACGGGTTCTGTCAAGGTTGTGTTATGTATGGCCTCTGGGTCATTGGTCATGAGTGCGGTCACCATGGCTTTAGCGACTATCAGTGGGTTGACGACGCTATTGGTCTGTTTACTCATTCTCTCATCCTCTGCCCTTACTACTCTTTCAAAATCAGCCACCGTCGCCACCATGCCAACACCTCCAATCTTGACCGTGAGGAGGCTTATGTGCCGCAAACAAAACCTGATCCGAATTCATGGTACTGGGGAATTTATAGTACAAGTGGCCGCGTTGGAGTGTTACTTTTTAAAGTCACATTAGGCTGGCCTTCGTATCTTCTATTCAACATGGCTGGAAGAGGATACAACAAATTTGCTAACCATTTCTATCCATACAGTCCTATGTTTTCAGCACGAGAACGTATCGAAATCTTGATCTCAAATGCTGGTATTCTTGCGATGCTTTACGCGCTCTATCTTCTAACTGTGGCTAAAGGTCTCTCCCACACTCTTCTTGCATACGGAATCCCTTTACTAGTCCACAACGCTTTCCTGGTAATTGTCACTTGTTTTCAACACACACACCCTTCATTGCCTCGTTACGATTCATCCGAATGGGATTGGTTCAGAGGAGCTCTTTCGACAGTTGACAGAGATTACGGAATCCTTAACCATGTATTTCATCATGTGACCGATAGCCATGTGGTCCATCATCTGCTTTCAACAATTCCTCATTATCATTCGATGGAGGCCACAGAAGCAATCAAGCCGATATTAGGCGACTATTATCAGTATGATCCAACACCATGGTATAAGGCAATGTGGAGGGAGATCAGAGCATGTCTTTATGTGGTACCTGATGAGGATGAGAAGAACAAAGGTGTTTATTGGTTCAGCAACAAGACCAAGTATGATGATTAG